The following are from one region of the Tenacibaculum dicentrarchi genome:
- a CDS encoding cyclic nucleotide-binding domain-containing protein: MKNFFTQFDFQSNLLFEGLRKEDLQLLATVLEPWHIKKGADLFIENAIPTGIFQIKEGRAKKFKKGFSGDNQIFYIYTAGDLLGYHALLGEERYQDSCQALDDVVLNFISEKNFRMLLHKIPTLKEAFIKNISHEFGVLANTIALLAQKDQNARLAIFLILLDHKFNPDKEQNNGIDLTRDDLANVIGTSRESLGRSLKIFKDNNWITIPKKIIYIKNKTALLNFLNLDLTAL; the protein is encoded by the coding sequence ATGAAAAATTTTTTTACACAGTTTGATTTCCAAAGTAATCTCTTATTTGAGGGCTTAAGAAAAGAAGATTTACAATTATTAGCGACTGTTTTAGAGCCTTGGCATATTAAAAAAGGTGCTGATTTATTTATTGAAAATGCGATTCCAACAGGGATATTTCAAATTAAAGAAGGACGTGCTAAAAAATTTAAAAAAGGATTTAGTGGCGATAATCAAATATTTTATATTTATACAGCAGGTGATTTATTAGGATACCACGCTTTATTAGGCGAAGAGCGTTATCAGGATTCTTGTCAGGCGCTAGACGATGTGGTTCTTAATTTTATTTCTGAAAAAAACTTTAGAATGTTACTCCACAAAATCCCGACTCTTAAAGAAGCTTTCATCAAGAATATTAGCCATGAGTTTGGGGTGCTAGCAAACACAATTGCCTTGCTAGCTCAAAAAGATCAAAATGCCCGATTAGCAATTTTTTTAATATTACTAGACCATAAATTCAACCCTGATAAAGAACAAAATAACGGTATTGATTTAACTAGAGATGATTTGGCAAATGTTATTGGTACCTCACGAGAAAGCTTAGGGAGAAGTCTTAAAATTTTTAAAGATAATAATTGGATTACAATACCTAAAAAAATCATTTATATTAAAAACAAAACAGCCCTTTTAAATTTTTTAAATTTAGATTTGACTGCTTTGTAG
- a CDS encoding YbcC family protein: protein MSTKKAVFDEAFTLHQLKHFLPAQAPLKDFVHHNTLHAFQELEFFKALRVSSNIFGNRTLLPLSNYRKKYKNGEINDQIINEIITVKKGKNQIDDWRKKMFNLEEPIFINPRIGQLRAHWQSDYSIDMDAMVRPKLIRLINAYLDQGIAIKGFPKQADGLLNTIIEIQEHSYAKVFNSKRAIKLLYKKEKSLSDILCLIVGDERYYEQYLLDQQYTHPGISGMVCAIEKKPDALYAARPILLFEFIYLELLLELEALELSVNKNFRPLAIGADFAPEDIFREVKTTDYWEVLELWHTSFELMFHDQVLAGIKYSKKEELTAIKTQAFFCIDDREESIRRNIELLFPECQTFGTPAHFNILAKFKPEKAKFATQICPSSASPKHLIKEVNRKTTFKTDIHFNNNTHGFFVGFIVSQTVGFWSSFKLLLNIFNPKKSVGQYSAESDHMDYNSTLIYENKNNLKDKKDDLEDNLIVGFTLSEMIKIVKEELFNTGLTKNFMPLVYFFGHGGSSTNNPYFAGYNCGACAGRPSTVNARLFAQMANRKDLRKALVKQGIIIPESTHFVGAYHDTTQDTFDYFDQELIPEILATAHAKNKEKFEAGLAMNAKERARQFLLINTKKTPKKVHEIVKKRALSLFEPRPEYNHSNNALFIVGHRNLTRNLFLDQRAFLNSYDYKSDSDGALLANILSAGTGVAGGINLEYFFSTVDNEKLGAGSKLPQNVMGLYSVANGVKGDLRPGLPYQMIDVHDPVRILTIVEQKPEIVLKVLKANPDTFGWYDKGWMKLAVYNPFNKELYILVNGSFQIYHPIQKVVPKIENFERFIESSSNNLPIHQFN, encoded by the coding sequence ATGTCTACAAAAAAAGCCGTTTTTGATGAAGCATTTACGTTACATCAGCTCAAGCACTTTTTACCCGCACAAGCACCCTTAAAAGATTTTGTGCATCATAATACATTACACGCTTTTCAAGAGTTAGAATTTTTTAAAGCACTACGAGTTTCTTCTAATATTTTTGGTAATCGAACATTATTACCGCTATCTAATTATAGAAAAAAGTATAAAAATGGCGAAATTAACGATCAAATTATCAATGAAATAATTACCGTTAAAAAAGGTAAAAATCAAATTGATGATTGGCGTAAAAAGATGTTCAACTTGGAAGAACCTATTTTTATAAATCCAAGAATTGGACAATTAAGAGCACATTGGCAAAGCGATTACAGCATCGATATGGATGCAATGGTTCGCCCAAAATTAATTCGACTTATTAACGCCTACCTAGATCAAGGAATTGCAATTAAAGGATTTCCTAAGCAAGCAGATGGTTTACTGAACACCATTATTGAAATTCAAGAACATAGCTATGCAAAGGTTTTTAATTCAAAAAGAGCCATAAAACTTCTTTATAAAAAAGAGAAATCATTGTCGGATATACTGTGTTTAATTGTAGGTGATGAGCGCTATTATGAGCAATATTTGCTAGATCAACAATACACACATCCAGGAATATCGGGTATGGTTTGTGCCATTGAAAAAAAACCTGATGCGCTGTATGCAGCACGTCCAATTTTGTTGTTTGAATTTATTTATTTAGAATTATTACTAGAGCTTGAAGCCTTAGAATTATCGGTAAATAAAAATTTTAGACCACTAGCAATCGGTGCCGATTTTGCGCCTGAAGATATTTTTAGAGAGGTTAAAACTACTGATTACTGGGAGGTTTTAGAATTATGGCACACCTCATTTGAATTGATGTTTCACGACCAAGTTTTGGCGGGAATAAAATATTCAAAAAAGGAAGAATTAACAGCGATAAAAACACAAGCATTTTTTTGTATTGACGACAGAGAAGAGAGTATCCGAAGAAATATTGAGCTTTTATTTCCTGAATGTCAAACTTTTGGAACACCTGCTCATTTTAATATTTTAGCAAAATTTAAACCCGAAAAAGCGAAGTTTGCGACTCAGATTTGCCCTTCATCGGCATCTCCAAAGCACTTAATTAAAGAAGTAAATAGAAAAACAACATTTAAAACTGATATACATTTTAATAATAATACCCACGGTTTTTTTGTTGGATTTATAGTTTCTCAAACCGTTGGATTTTGGTCTAGCTTTAAATTATTACTTAATATTTTTAATCCGAAGAAAAGTGTAGGACAGTATAGCGCCGAAAGCGATCACATGGATTATAATTCAACCTTAATTTATGAAAATAAAAATAATTTAAAGGATAAAAAAGATGATTTAGAAGATAATTTAATTGTAGGATTTACCTTATCAGAAATGATAAAAATAGTCAAAGAAGAGCTGTTTAATACAGGGTTAACTAAAAATTTTATGCCCTTAGTTTATTTTTTTGGTCATGGCGGAAGTAGTACAAATAACCCCTATTTTGCTGGGTATAACTGTGGTGCTTGTGCAGGGCGACCAAGTACGGTAAACGCTCGGTTATTTGCTCAAATGGCAAACCGAAAAGACCTGCGAAAAGCGCTTGTAAAACAGGGTATAATAATTCCTGAAAGCACTCATTTTGTAGGGGCATATCACGATACTACCCAAGATACTTTTGACTATTTTGACCAAGAATTGATTCCTGAAATATTGGCTACAGCACATGCAAAAAATAAAGAAAAATTTGAAGCAGGGTTAGCGATGAATGCCAAAGAACGTGCGCGTCAATTTTTGTTAATTAACACAAAAAAAACACCTAAAAAAGTACATGAAATTGTTAAAAAAAGAGCCTTATCTCTTTTTGAACCTCGTCCTGAGTATAATCATTCAAACAATGCGTTGTTTATTGTGGGACATCGAAATTTAACTAGAAATTTATTTTTAGATCAGCGAGCTTTTTTAAATTCTTATGATTATAAATCGGATTCAGATGGAGCGCTTTTAGCCAATATACTAAGTGCAGGAACAGGGGTTGCAGGCGGAATAAACTTAGAATATTTTTTTTCTACTGTAGATAATGAAAAGCTTGGTGCAGGTTCAAAATTACCACAAAATGTAATGGGATTGTATTCGGTAGCCAATGGCGTAAAGGGTGATTTAAGACCTGGTTTGCCATATCAAATGATTGATGTTCATGATCCAGTACGCATTTTGACAATTGTAGAACAAAAACCAGAAATAGTACTCAAAGTACTCAAAGCAAATCCTGATACTTTTGGATGGTACGATAAAGGTTGGATGAAATTAGCGGTTTACAATCCTTTTAATAAGGAGCTTTATATTTTGGTAAATGGCAGTTTTCAAATATACCATCCGATTCAAAAGGTGGTTCCTAAAATTGAGAATTTCGAGCGATTTATTGAAAGTTCTTCTAATAATTTACCTATTCATCAATTTAATTAA
- a CDS encoding proton-conducting transporter membrane subunit, whose product MEQLLPLFLLIPFLGFIVSLIIPSKNEKGIFLSMAIPAGLQVFFGIGFIFYWLLFNQNTLNIKEITLYSTGDYSFFIDLLFDKVTATYLMMSSTLTFMIAMFSRGYMHKDNGFKRYFTTMILYFFGVQVIIFSGNFETMFIGWEILGLSSFLLIAYYRDRYLPVRNAFKVFSMYRLADIGILLAMWFMHHLFHENVTFIQLLNPEFVQNHIAGNMGVAIMVSFAIMLAASIKSAQFPFSSWLPRAMEGPTPSSSIFYGSIAVHIGVYLMLRTYPFWHHIPFIQVNVILLGLVTTLVSTTIARVQFSIKGQIAYSSLAQIGIMMVEVALGFETLALLHLTGNAFLRSYQLLISPSIVTYKLRDQFFNYKQKSFKPMGAWQKKLYNTLYVFGLKEFHMDTYIYNYLWFPFKKLGDKFSNLNTKTALILFASIGGVAGYILSFYEYDHFIFKQYLPDVFGLIALIFVLRAFTIRKHPYGAWILLILNHFLIALAISFNEHFEYIEIVFYLSGVVVSGVVGLVVLYKLAKQEKYSLDDYYGHSIEHKYKAIIFLISAIALGGFPITTTFLGEDLLFSHVRINQPFFMGMLAINYVVSGISIMRIYARIFLGPNHKWSNAEARRSA is encoded by the coding sequence ATGGAACAATTATTACCTTTATTTCTATTAATTCCTTTCTTAGGATTTATAGTAAGCCTTATCATCCCTAGTAAAAATGAAAAAGGTATTTTTTTATCAATGGCTATTCCCGCAGGGCTTCAAGTATTTTTTGGAATTGGCTTTATTTTTTATTGGCTACTTTTTAATCAAAATACGTTAAATATTAAAGAAATAACACTTTATAGTACAGGTGATTATAGCTTTTTTATTGATTTGTTATTCGATAAAGTTACCGCAACTTATTTAATGATGTCTAGTACGCTAACCTTTATGATTGCGATGTTCAGCCGAGGATATATGCATAAAGACAATGGTTTTAAGCGGTATTTTACCACCATGATTTTGTATTTCTTTGGTGTTCAGGTAATTATTTTTTCAGGAAATTTTGAAACCATGTTTATCGGTTGGGAAATTTTAGGATTGTCATCATTTTTATTAATTGCGTATTATCGAGATAGGTATTTGCCTGTTAGAAATGCCTTTAAAGTATTTTCAATGTATCGATTGGCAGACATCGGTATTTTATTAGCTATGTGGTTTATGCATCATTTATTTCATGAAAATGTAACTTTTATACAGTTGTTAAATCCTGAATTTGTGCAAAATCATATCGCTGGAAATATGGGTGTTGCTATTATGGTTTCTTTTGCGATTATGTTGGCTGCTTCAATTAAATCGGCGCAATTTCCTTTTTCATCTTGGTTGCCAAGAGCTATGGAAGGACCAACACCTTCTAGCTCTATTTTTTATGGCTCGATTGCTGTTCATATTGGTGTTTATCTGATGTTAAGAACCTATCCTTTTTGGCATCACATACCCTTTATTCAGGTTAATGTAATACTCTTAGGCTTGGTTACAACACTTGTTTCTACAACGATTGCAAGGGTTCAATTTTCAATTAAAGGTCAAATTGCTTATTCGTCTCTTGCTCAAATAGGAATTATGATGGTGGAAGTAGCATTGGGCTTTGAAACCTTAGCCTTATTACATTTAACAGGAAATGCTTTTTTACGTTCGTATCAATTATTAATTAGCCCTTCTATTGTAACATATAAATTAAGAGATCAGTTTTTTAATTATAAACAAAAGAGTTTTAAACCGATGGGTGCTTGGCAAAAAAAATTATACAACACCTTGTATGTTTTCGGGCTTAAAGAATTTCATATGGATACCTATATTTATAACTATTTGTGGTTTCCTTTTAAAAAATTAGGCGATAAATTTTCTAATTTAAATACCAAAACGGCGCTTATACTATTTGCTTCAATTGGAGGCGTAGCAGGATATATTTTATCTTTTTATGAGTATGATCACTTTATTTTTAAACAGTATTTACCCGATGTATTTGGTTTAATTGCCTTAATTTTTGTGTTGCGAGCATTTACCATTCGAAAGCATCCGTATGGCGCCTGGATTTTATTAATTCTTAACCATTTTTTAATTGCCTTAGCAATATCGTTCAATGAACATTTTGAGTATATCGAAATTGTTTTTTACCTCTCTGGTGTGGTTGTATCGGGAGTGGTAGGGCTTGTTGTTTTGTACAAATTAGCAAAGCAAGAAAAATACAGTTTAGACGATTACTACGGGCATTCTATTGAGCATAAATACAAAGCAATTATTTTTTTAATAAGCGCAATTGCCTTAGGGGGTTTTCCTATTACCACAACATTTTTAGGCGAAGATTTACTGTTTTCTCATGTGCGTATAAATCAACCTTTTTTTATGGGGATGCTTGCCATCAATTATGTAGTATCAGGTATTTCGATAATGAGAATTTACGCCAGAATATTTTTAGGACCTAACCACAAATGGTCTAATGCTGAAGCTAGAAGATCGGCTTAA
- a CDS encoding SulP family inorganic anion transporter: MKTQKLKQIPADGWAGFKENFKADAISGFIVFLLALPLSLGIAKAADFPPIMGLISAIIGGLLVSLIMGSRLSIKGPAAGLIVIIAGSVSDFGHGDAILGWKLALGAMVVAGLVQIIFGVLKLGKLADFFPLSAIHGMLAAIGIIIIAKQIPVLLNDAPDISKGMSPLKLLWNIPYFIKNLDPKAALIGVVSLLIMLLWPGIKNKTIKMIPAALVVLIFAIPAEFFMDFANTEPSYALLEVGSLLNNLNINASFAGVFQTGIFIKYVIMFALVGSLESLLTVKAIDMLDPHQRKSDMNKDLIAVGIGNTIAAFLGGVPMISEVARSSANVANGAQTRWANFFHGFFILIFLLVAAPVLEMIPNSALAAMLVAVGIKLTHPREFKHVLKIGKEQLLIFIVTIVVTLAEDLLIGIVAGMVLKMIIHLINGVPIGSFFKAPTVVSNIGDDYLVEIDKSAIFTNYLGIKRVLEAIPEGLNITIDLEKTKLVDHSVMENLEHFKHDYQFSGGKVYIKGLENHKPMSAHRLAGRVL; this comes from the coding sequence ATGAAGACTCAAAAATTAAAACAAATTCCTGCGGATGGTTGGGCGGGTTTTAAAGAAAACTTTAAAGCCGATGCTATTTCGGGTTTTATTGTATTTCTATTGGCATTGCCGTTAAGTTTAGGAATTGCAAAAGCGGCAGATTTTCCGCCAATTATGGGATTAATTTCTGCTATTATTGGCGGTTTATTGGTTAGTTTGATTATGGGTTCTCGCTTGTCGATTAAAGGTCCTGCTGCTGGGCTTATTGTTATTATTGCAGGCTCGGTGTCTGATTTTGGTCATGGCGATGCTATTTTAGGCTGGAAACTAGCTCTTGGAGCAATGGTTGTTGCAGGTTTAGTTCAAATTATTTTTGGTGTTTTAAAGCTAGGTAAACTTGCTGATTTCTTTCCGTTGTCGGCAATTCACGGAATGCTTGCCGCTATTGGTATTATTATCATTGCAAAACAAATTCCTGTATTATTAAATGATGCGCCAGATATTTCAAAAGGAATGAGTCCTTTAAAATTACTCTGGAACATCCCTTATTTTATAAAAAACCTAGATCCTAAAGCTGCCTTAATTGGCGTGGTAAGTTTGTTAATAATGTTACTGTGGCCAGGTATAAAAAACAAAACAATTAAAATGATTCCAGCGGCATTGGTTGTATTAATTTTTGCTATTCCTGCTGAATTTTTTATGGATTTTGCCAATACAGAGCCATCATACGCCTTATTAGAGGTAGGAAGTTTATTAAATAATTTGAATATTAACGCAAGTTTTGCGGGCGTTTTTCAAACAGGAATATTTATAAAATATGTAATTATGTTTGCTTTGGTAGGAAGTTTAGAGTCGTTACTGACTGTAAAAGCAATAGATATGCTAGACCCTCACCAGCGAAAATCGGATATGAATAAAGATTTAATTGCCGTGGGTATCGGGAATACTATTGCGGCATTTTTAGGCGGAGTACCCATGATATCGGAAGTAGCACGTAGTTCAGCAAACGTAGCCAACGGCGCACAAACACGCTGGGCAAATTTTTTTCACGGTTTTTTTATTCTGATATTTTTATTAGTAGCAGCCCCAGTATTAGAAATGATTCCTAATTCAGCATTAGCAGCAATGTTAGTGGCGGTTGGTATAAAATTAACACATCCACGAGAATTTAAACATGTTTTAAAAATAGGGAAGGAGCAATTATTAATATTTATAGTAACAATAGTTGTTACTCTTGCTGAAGATTTATTAATAGGAATTGTAGCGGGTATGGTTTTAAAAATGATAATCCATTTAATTAATGGCGTACCGATAGGCTCATTTTTTAAAGCGCCTACTGTGGTGTCTAATATAGGCGATGATTATTTGGTTGAAATTGATAAATCGGCAATTTTTACGAATTATTTAGGGATTAAAAGAGTTTTAGAGGCTATCCCCGAAGGTTTAAATATTACCATAGATTTAGAAAAAACAAAACTTGTAGATCATTCTGTAATGGAAAATTTAGAACATTTTAAGCATGATTATCAGTTTAGCGGCGGAAAGGTTTACATAAAAGGATTAGAAAATCATAAGCCAATGTCAGCACATCGATTAGCGGGAAGGGTTTTATAG
- a CDS encoding PorP/SprF family type IX secretion system membrane protein, which produces MKINTLKYISLLFLAMLSSKAIAQQDPSFSLYQFNMNIINPAYVGSSETTEATAMIRSQWTGIENAPSTQTLSFSSPTVLGKNMGLGFSIVNDKFNIAKETAVSLDFSYKLPLSENQSLFLGLKAGGSFFNVELASLQINDPLFSKNISSFNPNFGVGAYLKGKNYYASLSVPTLLKSSRYQKDGNTITEVSDKPHIYLSSGYIFDLDGVYNTKLTPSFMMRYVSGVPVSFDVTVITSMLEKYEIGVSHRLQESVSFFGLFKFLDHYKIGYAYEYTTTDISIYSSGSHEFVFKYRF; this is translated from the coding sequence ATGAAAATAAATACTCTAAAATATATAAGCCTGCTATTCTTGGCAATGCTAAGCAGCAAGGCAATCGCGCAGCAAGACCCTTCGTTTAGCTTGTATCAATTTAATATGAATATTATAAACCCTGCTTATGTGGGTAGTAGCGAAACTACAGAGGCTACAGCAATGATTCGCAGCCAATGGACGGGCATAGAAAATGCGCCATCAACACAAACTTTGTCGTTTTCATCGCCTACTGTTTTAGGTAAAAATATGGGATTGGGTTTTTCAATTGTAAACGATAAATTTAACATCGCAAAAGAAACCGCTGTTTCGCTAGATTTTTCTTACAAATTACCATTATCAGAAAATCAAAGTTTATTTTTAGGCTTAAAAGCTGGGGGTTCATTTTTTAATGTAGAATTGGCTTCCTTACAAATAAATGATCCATTATTTTCTAAGAATATCAGTAGTTTTAATCCTAATTTTGGAGTGGGTGCTTATTTAAAAGGCAAAAATTACTATGCTAGTTTGTCTGTTCCTACCTTATTAAAGAGTAGCCGATACCAAAAAGATGGCAACACAATTACAGAAGTCTCAGATAAGCCTCATATTTATTTATCATCTGGTTATATATTTGATTTAGATGGTGTTTACAACACTAAATTAACGCCTTCATTTATGATGCGTTATGTATCGGGAGTGCCGGTATCTTTTGATGTTACAGTAATTACAAGTATGTTAGAAAAATATGAAATTGGGGTATCGCATCGTCTCCAAGAATCTGTTAGTTTCTTCGGATTGTTTAAGTTTTTAGACCATTATAAAATAGGATATGCCTACGAATATACGACTACTGATATTTCAATATACAGCAGTGGTTCACATGAATTTGTGTTTAAATACCGTTTTTAA